In Oncorhynchus gorbuscha isolate QuinsamMale2020 ecotype Even-year linkage group LG03, OgorEven_v1.0, whole genome shotgun sequence, the DNA window TGGTAGAGTAAAAGTTGAGAAAAGGTGTACTATAGTTGCCTATGTTATGTGTCAGTAGCGTTACTGACTGTGTGGGCGCATGCAGTGATACGGGCAGATGTGGCTGAAATGCCAGGGCTGCATTTTTGTCCCAGTCCACCCCTGGGTATATCTCATTAAACTCACTTTTATGCATATAGTTGACCAAAAACCCATTTAGGCTTATGACATATAGTCATTGAATCATTGAGGTTTACTAAGAACTGACTTAATCATGAATATCGCCACATTTAGTAACAATAAACAAGCCGCGAGGTCTGTCCTCAATGCTAGACAGCGGCACACTGTTGGCAAAGCCCGTGTTAAGCCTATGACTTCCTGTAGGCCTACTCCAAGTCGACAATCTCTTACAATAAAATGTACGAACGTGTGTTTCTAAAGAAAGGATTGAACTAACTAGGCCTATGTCATGGGTATGCCCCATTATCTAGGAAGACAACGCTTTAAAAGGAGTTGCTTCCGACAGCTACTGTTATCACAATCAGGTGTTGGCATGTAACTCCAATTCCTCGCATAACTGTGCGTGTCAGACTAGATATAAAAGACCATGCGGTAGGTGTGTCGAAACAACGACAACTGCGAAGAAAATCAATAAGCTTCACACACCACTTCACCTTCACTGAAGAAGAAAGAGAATAATGCAGCTCTCCAACATTCCTCTTTTTGGCCTTATCCTGTTCTTAAATCTGCCGCTGTTCAGCGCATATCCTGTCTACAACGGGTTGCTGACCAATGGCGACATTGATGTCTTAAAGGTGAGTCCCTTTAAGGCTATAGGCCTATAGGCTCATTTTTACGCCTTTGAGAGATGGCTGTGGATAGATCACGTAGTTCATATTTCCTATACGTTAAAGCCCAAGGATAGACACCATTGAAAACGTTTGTTGAAAGTTGCTTTTGGCATTTTAGGTACTTCTCCATCGACTTGGAGAGTCCATTCCTGAGCGGAGCGAGGTGGAGCGTGTCGCCACAGGAAAGTTGGCCAACATGACTCTCGAAGCCATCGCAATGGTTGCAGAGGATGAGCGTGAGCAACAACAAAACCGACTCGACAAATCCGCAATAAGAGAGTTCCTCTCGGCTCGGGACCTGAAAACTGTCCGAAACGACTCAACATCGAAGAGATACTCGGGCTGCTTTGGGCGAAGGCTAGACCGAATCGGCTCAATGAGCTCTCTTGGATGCAACACGGTTGGCAAATACAGTGGGTATAGTTAAGGTTAATATCATAGACTACCGTGCATCAGACAACATCTCTTAATCAAATAGGGTCCAAGTAGTCGACTCCAAAACCGCGTGGTTAACTTGACTAATATCCATTGTGAGAGTTATGTTGAGAGACAAAATTGTGTTGGCTAATTTCTTGTTTCTCTATTTTCAGATCCAAAGAGAAGATGAAGTCTTACACATTACCTTGAACAGCAAAGTCAATACTTACCAAGGTTATTCTTATTTATAGTCTGTAGGCTACCTATTTATTTTCAATTTattacatttttgttcattgccaatatatttatttgaaCCAATGCAAGATGTCCTCTTTATATGGTGTCATTGGTGTACAATAAATGTTTACAATTGCTCGTGAAATGTTTTGTCTGATTACTTTCTATACCATCCATTAGGAAAAATGAATTATTCAAAATGACAGAATGGCAGAAGTCATAGGTTCAGGCTGAATAATCAATGAGAAAATAATAAGATGTGAAGTTTGCCTAAACACCTTGGGATCCTATTCATAGGCCTATCATAAGCCAAACTGAGTCAGGTGATTATCAATTGGGATGACCTGACCATAGCCCACTAACTCACAAAAGACCTAGCAGGGTGACCCTCACAAAACAATAAAAACACACCGAACAATACATTACGGGAGACGCAAATAAAAACGACTTGTGTCACATGAGTTGACGCTGGGGAGATGAAGCAGGTACGggggagtaaaacatttaataaataacagACGTGTAACGAGACGGGAACAGCGTCAGCAAACGAATAACGCAAACAAAAAACAATCAATACAGCAGCGGGGAAcagacaaatataggggaggaaataaacaggtgatgagtgagtccaggtgagtccaatatcgctgatacgcgtgacgagggaaggcaggtgtgcgtaatggatGATGGGAGTGCATGATGCAAG includes these proteins:
- the nppb gene encoding natriuretic peptides B, which encodes MQLSNIPLFGLILFLNLPLFSAYPVYNGLLTNGDIDVLKVLLHRLGESIPERSEVERVATGKLANMTLEAIAMVAEDEREQQQNRLDKSAIREFLSARDLKTVRNDSTSKRYSGCFGRRLDRIGSMSSLGCNTVGKYNPKRR